From one Micrococcales bacterium genomic stretch:
- a CDS encoding FG-GAP repeat protein — translation MREFLACGAAVSLAAGLFLTGPAGADVVNVQDAAGVRLDGPSKGSQLGMAVDSAGDFDGDGYDDIVVGSLAVPSAGSAYIVFGGPSLKTGIVGTTRTIQITGEAPNDQLGVGVAGVGDVNKDGLDDVLIGANMASAAYLVLGDSTPADIDLTQPATGWVKFSGGAGEDTGYAVAGVGDVNQDGYPDMAMGSVGAAGLQGIVYVVFGRATPTELDLTVMNVSQGVPIVGENARDFAGAAVAGIGDVNGDGIPDIGVGASNAPGGAQNGRAYVIYGKAGFTGLSLVAMTAAQGFRIDNDTPASFTGAAMAGLGDMNKDGFDDFAVGSPGYATLGDTATILFGRSTSGDIDLPVASDRGVTFSGTPTSYGVGRALAGAGDFDTDGYPDALIGAPTISDTEDLAALVRGSTSMTGGPVADLPDGFRQPASEAFGAAVAGLGDVNGDGGVDIAVDAYSADRNGDNSGSVYVFYGKVPAKPPVEPTPTPSPSPTVSLKPAASLKVTARPAKEAIPRNGRAVLVRKVVVGPGQRARIAVKAAKKVRVVKTATTVKVRTKHAPKGKVRVRITAKGPGVTDTVWVRRWKVR, via the coding sequence ATGCGAGAGTTCCTGGCCTGTGGTGCCGCTGTCAGCCTTGCCGCCGGGTTGTTCCTGACCGGACCCGCCGGCGCGGACGTGGTGAATGTGCAGGACGCGGCGGGGGTGAGACTCGACGGGCCCAGCAAGGGGTCCCAACTGGGGATGGCGGTCGACTCCGCCGGGGACTTCGACGGCGACGGCTACGACGACATCGTTGTGGGATCGCTGGCGGTACCGTCTGCCGGATCCGCCTACATCGTGTTCGGCGGGCCCTCCTTGAAGACGGGCATCGTGGGAACCACTCGGACCATCCAGATCACCGGCGAGGCGCCGAATGACCAACTCGGGGTGGGTGTGGCCGGGGTGGGTGACGTCAACAAGGACGGGCTGGACGACGTGCTGATCGGTGCGAACATGGCCAGCGCCGCCTACCTCGTGCTGGGGGACAGCACCCCCGCCGACATCGATCTGACGCAGCCCGCGACGGGCTGGGTGAAGTTCAGCGGAGGGGCCGGGGAGGACACAGGCTACGCGGTCGCCGGGGTCGGCGATGTCAACCAAGACGGCTATCCCGACATGGCGATGGGATCCGTCGGGGCTGCCGGCCTGCAGGGCATCGTGTACGTCGTCTTCGGACGGGCGACCCCGACGGAGCTGGATCTCACCGTGATGAACGTCTCCCAGGGCGTGCCCATCGTGGGCGAGAATGCACGGGACTTCGCCGGGGCGGCCGTCGCGGGAATCGGTGATGTGAACGGCGACGGCATCCCCGACATCGGGGTGGGGGCGTCCAACGCTCCGGGTGGCGCGCAGAACGGGCGTGCCTACGTGATCTACGGCAAGGCGGGCTTCACGGGGCTGAGTCTCGTTGCGATGACGGCTGCCCAGGGGTTCCGCATCGACAACGACACCCCGGCCTCCTTCACCGGGGCTGCCATGGCGGGGCTCGGTGACATGAACAAGGACGGCTTCGACGACTTCGCCGTCGGATCGCCCGGATACGCAACGCTCGGGGACACCGCGACGATCCTGTTCGGCCGCTCCACGTCCGGCGACATCGACTTGCCCGTTGCGAGCGACCGGGGCGTCACCTTCAGCGGCACACCAACGAGCTACGGCGTGGGGCGGGCCCTGGCCGGCGCCGGGGACTTCGACACCGACGGGTATCCGGACGCGCTGATCGGCGCGCCGACCATCTCCGACACCGAGGATCTCGCGGCCCTAGTGCGCGGCAGTACGTCGATGACCGGCGGGCCCGTGGCTGACCTGCCGGACGGGTTCCGGCAACCCGCCAGCGAAGCCTTCGGGGCGGCGGTGGCCGGGCTGGGCGACGTCAACGGTGACGGCGGCGTCGACATCGCCGTCGACGCGTACTCGGCGGACCGCAACGGAGACAACTCCGGCTCGGTGTACGTCTTCTACGGCAAGGTCCCGGCGAAGCCGCCAGTCGAGCCGACACCGACGCCGAGTCCGAGTCCGACCGTCTCGCTGAAGCCCGCGGCCTCGCTGAAAGTCACGGCGCGCCCGGCGAAGGAGGCGATCCCCCGCAACGGCCGGGCGGTCCTGGTGCGCAAGGTGGTCGTGGGACCCGGGCAGCGTGCCCGGATCGCGGTCAAGGCCGCCAAGAAGGTGCGCGTGGTCAAGACCGCGACCACTGTGAAGGTCCGGACCAAGCACGCGCCGAAGGGCAAGGTGCGGGTGCGGATCACGGCCAAGGGCCCGGGCGTCACGGACACGGTGTGGGTGCGCCGGTGGAAGGTTCGGTAG